ATTAGTGGATGTATCCGATGAGGATAACCGTTCTAAGTTAGTTGGTATTGTCTGGTCAATGCTGATGGTGGGTATTGTCATTGGTGCCATTATTAGCTCCAAGTTACTACCGGCGGCAACTACCTGCCAAGAAACGGAAACTGTGGTGTCTATATTTAGCCAACCCCAAGCGTTAGCAGCATTGGAGGCTGCAATTAACCGCCTATTTTTGATTTTGCCCGGTGTGGTATTTGGCTTGTGTATACTAGCGACATTTGGCATAGAAAAAAAATACTCCCGCTACGGTATACGTTCCACCATTGCAGAACGGGAAGACCAAATTACCTTTAAACGGGCGTTAAAAATTCTCACAGCCAGTCGGCAAACGGGGTTATTTTTTACCTTCTTACTGGTAATGTCACTGAGTCTATTTATGCAGGAAGCAGTGATGGAACCCTACGGTGGGGAAGTTTTTGGAATGTGTGTATCTGAAACTACTCGCCTCAATGCCTTTTGGGGAACCGGGACATTAATGGGAATTAGCTCCACGGGCTTTTTGATAGTGCCACGTTTAGGGAAACAGACAACGACAAAAGTCGGCTGTATAAGCGTTGCAGGGAGTATGCTGTTGGTGATTACTTCCGGGTTTATGGCAAATAGTAGTTTGTTGCAAGCATCATTACTAGTATTTGGTTTAGCATCTGGGGTGACTACAACCGGGGCAATTAGCCTGATGCTAGATTTAACAGCAGCAGAAACGGCAGGTACATTTATTGGTGCGTGGGGTTTAGCTCAAACTATGGCAAGGGCGATCGCCACCGTGAGTGGAGGTGTAGTACTAGATATTGGCAAGCAAATATTTTCCCAAAAAGTCCTAGCCTACGGTTTAGTTTTTAGCCTGCAAGCCATGGGAATGCTGCTTGCTGTCTGGTTTCTCAGTCGCGTCAACGTCAAAGAATTCCAGACAAATGCCAAAACCGCGATCGCCTCAATATTAGAAAGTGAACTTGATTGAATTGGGTAGGTAATGGGTAATTGGTAAGGGAAAGATATCTTGTTTACTCGTCTTTCCCATTTGAATTTCCTGGCGGCAAACCTTGCCCTTTTTTATTTTTCCGAAACAATTATTTTCCCCTTAATCCTTCCCAAAAGCTATGACAGAATTTTGGACAAGCGTTCTGGAATTTGCCCAAGAAGTAACTGCACAAGTTGGTAAGCAGCTACTCGAAGATTTTGGGCAAGCAAAAGCAGAGCAGAAAAGTGATGGTAGTTTGGTGACAGCTTCCGATAAATGGGCTGATGTCCAGATTCGTCAGGCGATCGCCAGCAAATTTCCCGACCATGGTATCCTCACCGAAGAAGGAAACACCATCTTTCCTGGTACTGAGTGGTGCTGGGTAGTTGACCCCATCGATGGTACAACTAACTTTACCCGTGGCATACCTATCTGGGGAATTTCCATGGGCTTATTGTATCGAGGCGTACCCGTTTTTGGTTACGTAGATATGTGCCCCCTATATCAAGTCTTCCATGGTTATTGGTCTGGAGAAACTGGCTTAGATATGCCATCCGGTGCTTTTTGTAATGGTAAGCCCATCAAAGTTAGCCAGGATTCCCCCAGTAGTCAGCATTTCTTTAACCTCTGCTCTCGCAGTACTGACGTGATTGAGCCTGATTTTCCCTGTAAGATTCGGATGCTGGGTGTAGCCACCTATAATTTTTTATCAGTGGCGACTGGTGCAGTTTTAGGTGGTATTGAAGCCACACCGAAAACCTGGGATATTGCAGCAATTTGGGCAATTACCCAAGCCGCAGGGGCAACCTGGGTGTCATCCCAATTAGAACCCTTTCCCCTAGTCAAAGGTGAAAATTACGCTGCTATTTCTTACCCGACGATGGTTCTCAGTCGCTCGGAATTAGTATCAGTCTTTAAACCATATTTAGGGAAATTAAAGCTCTAGGGTGCGGATCGGTGGGTGTTTGGCGGTGACTAGGAAAATTTTCGCCCCAAACCCTTACCCCGATTGACTTTCTGGATTTTTATCCTTTAAAGAGGTTCGCATCCAAGCTGCAAGTATTGATACACAAGCTTTGTAGCGATTTTGTCCCGAAAAATATTGATATGGCGATCGCTGAAATGGTACTTTTATAATTGACTCGCACTATTGAACCTTGAAAACTAAATATATCAAGCTCTCCAGCACCGAGTATTGCAATTAACTAAAATCCCTATCAGGGATTGAAACTCTTCAAATTAAGAAACTGAACGTGCAGATACTAATAAAAATTAGCTAAAATTTATACCAAGTATTCAATTGTCAAAAATTTACCATGATAAAACATTTAATCATATCTACTGTTATTACTAGCCTGACTTCTACTGTTGCACAAGCTCAATCAACTGCTTCTGTTTTTGCTCCACCCTCTAATATTCGTAATGCTCCTAGTGGAGAAATTATTTGTACTATTAACAAAAAAATTACCCTAGAAGTTTCCCAACAGCAAAATGGTTGGTACTATACAAGTTTGTGTGGAGGAGGATATATTCACAAAAGTCAGATTCGTTTTCAAAACTCTAATAAAAATATCTCTAATCAAGCCAAAGTTGTAGGAATTAAGCAAGGACAATTAGCCCTGAGAAATTTACCAAATGGTCGTTCCTTAGCAGGATTAAATAATGGTAATGTTGTGAACATTTTGGCTCAACAAGGCAATTGGGCTTATGTGGAAGTTATCAATGGACCTAATGCCAAAATAAATGGGATGAGAGGTTGGGTGAATTCATACTACCTAGCCCTTTTCTAGGAAAGCTAGACTACAAACTCCTAGGCGATCGCCATCTGGTGTCAGAATTATCCGATAAGAAATATCAACCTACATAATAAACGGGGTTTAGTGGACTAAACCCTGATTCTATAGTGCAAATAGATGACAATATAAATTACCAATTCAAGTAAAGATTCCTTGCCCAATGCCAAGATTCTTCGTGGGGTAATCTCATTGTCGGCTCTGAACGGGGATAGAGATTTTCAATCATTGATGTATCTTGATAGATAATCTCTTCTGCTGCTTTAATTGTCGCCTTTTCTAAAATAGGATTTAAAATTCCAAAAGACTTAGCGACAAACAACAGAATAAACATTTTGGTTGTGTTTTCGGTTTCTGGATAAATTACAAAAACCTGCACAAGCTCTCCTAAGGGAGAATCGGAATAAACGATAACGAAATGGGGAAAGTAATTCTCTAGCAGTAGCTCGACAGGATTAGGAGTGAAGAAGAGAGCAATATTTTTCAGATATTCTTGCCAGGTATTCTGGGCGCGAAAATGCTTAATTCTACTCACAGAAAAGTATTCTTGAGCCTCAAAACTATGCACTTCCGTACTTTCAATTTTAAATAATGGTCTGTGGGTTCCTTTGGCGTGGTTTAAATCATGGTTGACTTCTAAAGCGTAGAGAAAGGGAGTCTTGATGGTGACGTTTTTAGTAGCACCAATATAACGATATTTGCCAGAAATCTCTTCTAAAATATTAGGGATAGGAATTCTTGGTACTTGATTAGCATAAGTCCAGATAAAATCACCCTGCATCTCTAGTTTTAAAGTATTGGCTAAAGGCTGAGAAATTTTTTCTTTGGGTAATAATGCTCGACCTTGATTATCAAATTCTATAGCATGAAAGGGGCAAGTAATTGTATTACGTTGAGGACAAATCCAACCATCGGAAAGTTTTGCTCCTAGGTGAGGACAAGCATTTTCTAAGGCTGATATTTCTCCCTGGGAATTTTTCCACAATACATAATCTTTGCCAGCAATGGTAAGTAATTGGGGCTGATTTATAGGCAGCATGGAGTTGTGTGCGATTAACCAAGGCGCACCGGGTAAATTCCAAGACATAATAGTGGTGGGATATTAAAGATATTAATCAAGGAAAATAAATCAGCGATCAGTAGATAATCTGGTTTGAAACTGAGACAAGTTCTATTGTTTGCCAGGAACCTGATTTTTCTCTAACTGATAGCTGTTATCTATTAGTATGGCGATCGCGCTTTTTTGAGTCTTGTACGTTTTCCCGATTTTTTGTACATTCTCCCTATCTTGTAAAATTTGCCCACCCATACAAGATGCAGAAAATATGGCTTACGTTGGATTCGGCGGAAAATAGCTTTGTAGATAACCTAAGGTGAGTCGTTTGGTTTCTGCGACTAGACGTTGACGAAAGGTGGCTTCTTGACTGAGGGATAGCCATAATAATGTGCCGATCGCTTTTACCAAGACAAAGGCGATCGCCTGATAATCCCCAGCTGCTAACCCTGGTTGACGTTGGGCTAAAGATGCGGCAAACTCCTGAATCAGTTGTGTATCTGCTGCATTCTCGATTTGCTCCAATTCAGGTATTGCTTCCTGCACCTGAATGAAAATGGCATGGTAGCCGGGATATTCGGTAAAAAAACTATCTGTAGCATCAATCAACTGATCTACGTAGGTAGATAAAGGTTGGGTTGCCAGCTCCCCCCTATCAAGGGCAATCAATTTTTGATGCAATAGCTGATTGTAGCGTAGGGCTAGGGCTTGTAAAATAGCTGCCTTATCTGGGAAAAACTGGTAAAGCGACCCAATTGGCACTTGAGCATGGGTGGCGATCGCGTTTGTTGTTGTTCCGTTATAACCCTCTGCAATAAACATTGCTTCTGCCACATCCAGAATCCGATTTACCCGCTCCTGACTACGAGCTTGCCGTGGTTTCCGTCGCATTCCCACTGGGTTTGAAGGGCTTTGAGTCATACATTATCTCCAGAATAAAAATAAATATTTGAGGATTACTCATATTTTAATTGGCGAACATGAATGATACTCATATTGTCTAAAAAGGAAGTCAGACTCCGTGATTACTTCTATATGAAGCACGAACCACAATCAGACTATCTGTGTTTGCGTTTCTTAATGAGTTTGCTGCAAATTTTTTCCAAATTCAAGAAATCGAATGCTTGCATTGAGCAACAAGAAACGCAAACAAAACTTCTCTACAAGGGTTTTAAGTCTGTCACCTAAGTAGAACGGCTTAAATAATTCACGCTATGTCATTGCGAATGAAACGAAGTGGAATGAAGCAATCGCAACGGTTTTGACGATTTTAGAATCTGTTACATAGTTAGGTTTATTCTCACCGACTTACTTATCACCTACTACAGTTTCAGGACTGCTTGAATAGACTC
The Calothrix sp. 336/3 DNA segment above includes these coding regions:
- a CDS encoding Rieske 2Fe-2S domain-containing protein, producing the protein MSWNLPGAPWLIAHNSMLPINQPQLLTIAGKDYVLWKNSQGEISALENACPHLGAKLSDGWICPQRNTITCPFHAIEFDNQGRALLPKEKISQPLANTLKLEMQGDFIWTYANQVPRIPIPNILEEISGKYRYIGATKNVTIKTPFLYALEVNHDLNHAKGTHRPLFKIESTEVHSFEAQEYFSVSRIKHFRAQNTWQEYLKNIALFFTPNPVELLLENYFPHFVIVYSDSPLGELVQVFVIYPETENTTKMFILLFVAKSFGILNPILEKATIKAAEEIIYQDTSMIENLYPRSEPTMRLPHEESWHWARNLYLNW
- a CDS encoding BCD family MFS transporter, with the translated sequence MASENIFDAEDRVRNIPKVGILTMFRLGLFQMGLGIMSILTLGVLNRIMIKELAIPATVVAFTIAMHQFVAPTRLWFGQMSDSKKLFGYHRTGYIWLGAGLFAIAAFLAVQITWQLGASFYAGGWGNGQTYGCLGLLAGVFALYGLALSCSSTPFAALLVDVSDEDNRSKLVGIVWSMLMVGIVIGAIISSKLLPAATTCQETETVVSIFSQPQALAALEAAINRLFLILPGVVFGLCILATFGIEKKYSRYGIRSTIAEREDQITFKRALKILTASRQTGLFFTFLLVMSLSLFMQEAVMEPYGGEVFGMCVSETTRLNAFWGTGTLMGISSTGFLIVPRLGKQTTTKVGCISVAGSMLLVITSGFMANSSLLQASLLVFGLASGVTTTGAISLMLDLTAAETAGTFIGAWGLAQTMARAIATVSGGVVLDIGKQIFSQKVLAYGLVFSLQAMGMLLAVWFLSRVNVKEFQTNAKTAIASILESELD
- a CDS encoding SH3 domain-containing protein gives rise to the protein MIKHLIISTVITSLTSTVAQAQSTASVFAPPSNIRNAPSGEIICTINKKITLEVSQQQNGWYYTSLCGGGYIHKSQIRFQNSNKNISNQAKVVGIKQGQLALRNLPNGRSLAGLNNGNVVNILAQQGNWAYVEVINGPNAKINGMRGWVNSYYLALF
- a CDS encoding TetR/AcrR family transcriptional regulator, translating into MTQSPSNPVGMRRKPRQARSQERVNRILDVAEAMFIAEGYNGTTTNAIATHAQVPIGSLYQFFPDKAAILQALALRYNQLLHQKLIALDRGELATQPLSTYVDQLIDATDSFFTEYPGYHAIFIQVQEAIPELEQIENAADTQLIQEFAASLAQRQPGLAAGDYQAIAFVLVKAIGTLLWLSLSQEATFRQRLVAETKRLTLGYLQSYFPPNPT
- a CDS encoding inositol monophosphatase family protein, producing MTEFWTSVLEFAQEVTAQVGKQLLEDFGQAKAEQKSDGSLVTASDKWADVQIRQAIASKFPDHGILTEEGNTIFPGTEWCWVVDPIDGTTNFTRGIPIWGISMGLLYRGVPVFGYVDMCPLYQVFHGYWSGETGLDMPSGAFCNGKPIKVSQDSPSSQHFFNLCSRSTDVIEPDFPCKIRMLGVATYNFLSVATGAVLGGIEATPKTWDIAAIWAITQAAGATWVSSQLEPFPLVKGENYAAISYPTMVLSRSELVSVFKPYLGKLKL